The region TATCCGTAATATTGCCTTCCCCTGAAATTTTCACCACCACATGCATTGGTTTTTCTACCTCTGTTTTTTCTGCAGTGGGGCAATAAACATCTACCTTAAAATTTCCGACAGCATTCTTAAAACTTTCGGGAGCTCCTTCAGGAAGTTTCTTTACATTAAGCTTTATTTTATTGGAAAGTATTTTATTCTTACTGGAAAGCGTATTTACAGAAGCAGAAACAGAAGGTACTTCCACATACCCCGCACGATTAGGAAAAACCATAAAAACAGCAATCACCTGTGAGGCCATACTTCCTCCCATATCAGAAGGATCAATCTCTGATCTTCTGAAGTGTACCGGATGTACGTTGATATTGTCCTGCTGAGGAAGCTGAATGTTTCTAACCTTTCTTAAATTATCAATATTTTTTGAATATACCTTTAATACCGCAATGGTAGGCTGGTCCTGATAAACTTCTCTATCCTCAATCTCCATATTCAGAAATACTTCATTCTGCGCCGCAATATGTGCAGAAGATTTTTTATCAAGATCTTTTATTACGATATCAAAAGGCTCCGTTTTGTAAATTTTGTTACTTACCGTAACCAGAACCGACCCAATTCTGATTTTCCCCTTCTTTTTGGGTTCAAGCGCCAATCGGGTAATTTTTTCTGTAATGACCGTATTGGTTAAAGGATCCACGAAACTGTTGGTTACGGATCCGCTACCTATTATTGTAAATCTGGAAAGATCCGGTAATTGAAATACAGACTGCTGTTCAAGATCTCCGCCATTAAGTTCTAAGACAATGGTGAGATTAATAATTTCTCTTCCATTATATTCAGCTTTATCAGATTCCAGAGAAAGGTTCACCTGTCCATAAGAAATTATGGAAACAAATAGGAGTAATATGTAGATAAGCTTTTGCTTCATCACCAATCTTTCTCGTTGCTTTGCGGCATCGAATAAGAATTTTTATTTAAAATTCTTCTGGCGGTTTCTTTTTCTTTTTCGCTTACTTTGTTTAATATGGCATTTTCAAGATCTTTTGGTATTTTGCCTTCATTGTTCTGGTTTTGATCAGGATTATTTCCTTCCTGATTTTTCCCTTTATTTTGCTGGCCTTTTCCCTGATCCTGTTTTTGATCTTTAGGATTTCCGTTTTGATCATCATTTTGTTTTTGGTCACCGCCGCCTCCTTTGCCTGAGTTATTCTGCTGGTTCTTCTTTTGTTGGTTTTCTTTTTCCTTCAGTTTGGCAATTTCATAGTTTTTTCTTGTTGCCTCGCTTTTTGGATTTTGTTTTAAGGATTGCTTATAATAATCTGCAGCTTTTTCGGGCTGATTCATCTGCATATAAGCATTTCCTAAATTATGTAGAGCCGCCGCCTTATCCGGAAGATTCTGAGAAAGTGCTTTTGCCTTTTCAAATTCAGCCTTTGCTTCTTCATATTTTTTGCTCTTGTATAAAGCATTTCCCAAATTATAATGAGCTGTAAAATCTTTATTATTTTGTTTTACGGCTTCCACATATTTGGAAGATGCACCCTCATAATTTTTATCGTTGAATTTTTGGTTGCCTTCATACACCAAAGTCCTGTAACTCTCCTGACCGAACAAGCAGCCTGAAAAGCTTAAGGCAAACATAAACGATAAGAAAATGATTTTAGTATTCATCAAATGCAAAATTATTCCTTTATATGTTAATAAACAGATTCTAGTTTGTTAAAATTGGGTTAAAGTATGACATAATAGCCTGTAAGCTAAACAGAAAATTAAACATTAAAATCTCTTTTAGGATTAAATATATAAATTAAAAAGAAGAATAAAATTGAAATCCCCAAAAAATATTGATAATAATGATTCGCATTTTGCGATTTTACCAACGTCTCCGAAGAGAATGATTTTTTACTCAGAAAATCAAGAATTTTATTGGGCGTTTCATTGATGTTATTTCCGTCAATATATTCTCCTCCTGTTGATTCAGCTATTTTATGAAGAGCTTCCGTTTGTCTTTTAGAGATTACCGTTTCTCCGTTCATGTTAGATTTATATCCCATTAACTGACCGAAAGAATATTCAGGAACGGGTGCTCCTTCTTCTGTTCCGATTCCTACGGTCGTCACCATAATTCCTTCTTTATTTGCCAGTCGTATGGCCGCCGCATCGTTACCTTCATTATCCTCTCCGTCGCTTAACAAAATTACTTTTCTGGCTCCTTTATTTACATTTTTAAACTTTGCAGCAGCCGCTTCCATCGCTTTCAGGAAATCCGTTCCCTGAATCTGCATGGAATTGGTTTCAATGCCATTAATATAAGTTTCCGCAGAAGAATAATCAGTTGTCAAAGGCATAATAGAAGTGGCCTCTCCCGCGAAAATCACTACACCTATTTTATCACTCTTCATTTGCTGCATGGTATTGATCATCACATTCTTCGCTTCCATTAAACGATTGGGTTCCACATCTTCCGCATTCATAGAATTAGAAACATCGAGCATGAAGATCACATTATTCAGCTTCTGTTTGGTCTGAACTTCATTGGAACCACTCAAAAGATCAATAATAGAAAAAATGAGAAACAGAGTTCCTAAAAGATATAAAGCAGGAAAAAATTTTGTAAACCCTGAACTTTTTTCAAATAACTGTTCATGAAACTGATGCTCTGCAAATGCATCTCTTCTTTTCTTTTTCCATTTAAAAAAACGGATCAGCAGTACAGCCAAAAACGGCAATAGCAACAGCAATAACAAATACCAGTAGTTTCCTAAATACCAATCCATTAGCTTAACAATTTATAAAATACCCATCTCAATAAAGCATCAAAAATCAGCATTCCCAATGCAATCCAAAGAAAAATCTTAAAATATTCTTCGTAATTATACAGTTTGGAAACCTTGATATCAGATTTTTCCAATTGATTAATCTCATCATATACTTCAGCCAATCCCGAATTCGACGTTGCTCTGAAATACTTCCCTCCCGTCATCTGCGCCACCTCTTTCAAAACCGGTTCATCAATCTTAACTTCAGTTTCTGTAAATACTAAATCTCCGAATATATCGGTCTGTGTAGGCATTAAAGCATAGCCATTGGTTCCGATTCCGATAGAGTATACTTTGATATTATTATTTTTGGCAAGCTCAGCGGCAATTTGTGGCGGCATTGCATTTTCGATTGTATTCACACCATCTGTCATAAGGATAATGATCTTACTTTTAGCCTTGCTGTTTTTAAGGTGATTGACCGCAACAGAAAGTCCTTCTCCGATCGCCGTTCCCGGTTGAAGCTCCATTGGATTCAGATTTTTCAGTTCATCTATAACAACCTGATGATCGGAAGTTACCGGTACTTTCGTAAACGCTTCTCCGGAATACGCAACTAAACCAATCCTGTCATTTGGACGTTTTTCAACAAACTTAACCGCAATATCCTTCAAAGCACTTAAACGATCCGGAGTTAAATCTTTTGCCAGCATACTTAAAGAAACATCCACAGAAAGCATAATATCGACTCCTTTCGTATCATCCCTGTCCTGAGAAATGGTAAACGTTCTTGGTCTTGCCATCGCAATAATCAAGGCAGAAAGAATGATATACTTCGATATTTTCAGTAAAAAAAGTACCGGCAGAACACCATTGTTACTGCTCATATTTTTCACGGTAGGAACTTTAATTCCTTTTCTTTTCTGCTTCCTTATATCTTTAATTAAAAGAGGAATAAACAGTAAAAAAAGAAGCAAGAACCACGGACTATAAAATTCAAAATCAAACATCCTTTCTCAAGTTTTCAAATTCCAAATCCTTTGATGAGCGCTTTACAAATTCTCTGATATTTGCAAAATCTTTTTCCATGGCTTCCTGATCCGGAAAGGTTTTAGCAAATTTCACCAGATCTCCGCGCAAGAAGACCTCTTCCACTACTTTTTCGTTTTCCTGAGAAATGGTATTATTTTTTTTCATCAAATCAATTAAATCATCTGTCAATAACACATCTGCGGGCAAATGATATTGTCTGGAAATAAATTTTCTGGAAATATCGATCAGTTCTACATAGAATGAGCGGTAGTCTCCACTTTCCACATATTTTTTCTTCTTTAAGGAATCCAACTCTTTCAAAGTCTGATTGGTTGCTACTACAGGAGAATCTTTAGCTTTCCTTCCCCATTTAATAAACATAATGATCGCAATAATTAAGGCTATCACTGAAAGAGCGGCTAAAATATACCATTTATAAAGTTCCCAATAATCTTTTACTTCCAGATTTACCCCTTTATTGTTCATAATATCATTAATCTGATCGCCTTTTTTTGCCGTATTAATGACATCTATTTCATAGGGAATTGTTTTTAAAACCTTTCCATCCACTTTGAATTCCAGTTCGGGAATTTTAAAAGTTCCTTCTTCAAATACCGCAAATTCAATTCTCCGGTAATAAATATCCTTAGTCTGGGCAATACTGTCTTTTACTTCTTCAAAATGAAAAGGCAGAAGCTCATTTTCAGGAGCGGCAGAAACTTTTTTATCGTGTAGATTATTAATGGTGATCACAATATGATTGAGTTCTCCCAAAGCAATGGTTTTCTTCTCAACGCTGGAAGAAAGGATCTGCGAAAAAGCATTCGCACAGATCAAAAAACAAAATATGAATAGTAGTTTTTTCAATTTTATCTTTAAATTTTAAAATCACACTTGTCATTCTGACAAAGGAAGAATCTAAATATTAATATTCTTACTTTTTCAAATAAACTTAGCATTTAAAAACATGCCGTTAAGTTCAAATTGAGAAATTCTTCATTTCGCTTACGCTGCATTCAGAATGACAGAAGAAGCTTTATTTTTATTTCTTCTGAAAATAGTTATACAATAACTTTGAGTAATCGGAGCCTGTATTAATATTCATAAAACTCGCTGAACTATTGGCAAAATCCTCTTCTAAAGCTCTCAACTTCTGTTTCTGGGCTTCTGCAAAAGTATATCTCCACCTTGCACTGGAAGTATTTGCCCAGATTTGCTTTCCAGTTTCCGCATCATACAATAAAGTATAGCCGACATCAGGAATTTCATTGTCTTTTTCATCAAAAATCCTCATTCCCAGCAACTGATGCTTTTTTGAAGCCACTCTCAGCATTTTGGAATCATATTCATCTTCAAAATCCGAGAAGAGAAATACCAGAGATTTTCTCTTGAAAATTCCCATCATATATTCC is a window of Candidatus Chryseobacterium colombiense DNA encoding:
- a CDS encoding BatD family protein, producing MKLKKLLFIFCFLICANAFSQILSSSVEKKTIALGELNHIVITINNLHDKKVSAAPENELLPFHFEEVKDSIAQTKDIYYRRIEFAVFEEGTFKIPELEFKVDGKVLKTIPYEIDVINTAKKGDQINDIMNNKGVNLEVKDYWELYKWYILAALSVIALIIAIIMFIKWGRKAKDSPVVATNQTLKELDSLKKKKYVESGDYRSFYVELIDISRKFISRQYHLPADVLLTDDLIDLMKKNNTISQENEKVVEEVFLRGDLVKFAKTFPDQEAMEKDFANIREFVKRSSKDLEFENLRKDV
- a CDS encoding BatD family protein — its product is MKQKLIYILLLFVSIISYGQVNLSLESDKAEYNGREIINLTIVLELNGGDLEQQSVFQLPDLSRFTIIGSGSVTNSFVDPLTNTVITEKITRLALEPKKKGKIRIGSVLVTVSNKIYKTEPFDIVIKDLDKKSSAHIAAQNEVFLNMEIEDREVYQDQPTIAVLKVYSKNIDNLRKVRNIQLPQQDNINVHPVHFRRSEIDPSDMGGSMASQVIAVFMVFPNRAGYVEVPSVSASVNTLSSKNKILSNKIKLNVKKLPEGAPESFKNAVGNFKVDVYCPTAEKTEVEKPMHVVVKISGEGNITDMKLPGIEASQDYEFFTPKITSKVYPGKVGMKGEIFANYIVIPKKQGAISIKTEEFSFFDPEKKEYVEVPVGELSVQSLSHDQIMESRSTVEKVNEYTNNFLETVNTPVLKTTSFKVKEKNKFNWNVLFINIAILLSLFVSYLVFRNWQKKRSLVNKTVSPESLGTIAETEEEIRTMLKTDISDYFNYLKNLKENNDYTKFFKTVEELDSEVRNQYFQSSSKDFVAFLESYKGNNIAEEYRILSQKIQIEKYAPVKSEEGIDELYDTIVKLYSSISK
- a CDS encoding VWA domain-containing protein; translated protein: MFDFEFYSPWFLLLFLLFIPLLIKDIRKQKRKGIKVPTVKNMSSNNGVLPVLFLLKISKYIILSALIIAMARPRTFTISQDRDDTKGVDIMLSVDVSLSMLAKDLTPDRLSALKDIAVKFVEKRPNDRIGLVAYSGEAFTKVPVTSDHQVVIDELKNLNPMELQPGTAIGEGLSVAVNHLKNSKAKSKIIILMTDGVNTIENAMPPQIAAELAKNNNIKVYSIGIGTNGYALMPTQTDIFGDLVFTETEVKIDEPVLKEVAQMTGGKYFRATSNSGLAEVYDEINQLEKSDIKVSKLYNYEEYFKIFLWIALGMLIFDALLRWVFYKLLS
- a CDS encoding VWA domain-containing protein, encoding MDWYLGNYWYLLLLLLLPFLAVLLIRFFKWKKKRRDAFAEHQFHEQLFEKSSGFTKFFPALYLLGTLFLIFSIIDLLSGSNEVQTKQKLNNVIFMLDVSNSMNAEDVEPNRLMEAKNVMINTMQQMKSDKIGVVIFAGEATSIMPLTTDYSSAETYINGIETNSMQIQGTDFLKAMEAAAAKFKNVNKGARKVILLSDGEDNEGNDAAAIRLANKEGIMVTTVGIGTEEGAPVPEYSFGQLMGYKSNMNGETVISKRQTEALHKIAESTGGEYIDGNNINETPNKILDFLSKKSFSSETLVKSQNANHYYQYFLGISILFFFLIYIFNPKRDFNV
- a CDS encoding tetratricopeptide repeat protein encodes the protein MNTKIIFLSFMFALSFSGCLFGQESYRTLVYEGNQKFNDKNYEGASSKYVEAVKQNNKDFTAHYNLGNALYKSKKYEEAKAEFEKAKALSQNLPDKAAALHNLGNAYMQMNQPEKAADYYKQSLKQNPKSEATRKNYEIAKLKEKENQQKKNQQNNSGKGGGGDQKQNDDQNGNPKDQKQDQGKGQQNKGKNQEGNNPDQNQNNEGKIPKDLENAILNKVSEKEKETARRILNKNSYSMPQSNEKDW